From the genome of Carassius gibelio isolate Cgi1373 ecotype wild population from Czech Republic chromosome A16, carGib1.2-hapl.c, whole genome shotgun sequence, one region includes:
- the LOC128030637 gene encoding probable nuclear hormone receptor HR38 isoform X3 yields the protein MPCVQAQYGPAPHGSSYSAQSFGYHGDYSADLMATDYTKCELGGGEISEAAATTSLPSFNVFVEGGFEPKPSCLYQLPQRPIKKEEESYPTMAPSDETIPGSSMYFKQSPPSTPPTPLHSGPHSSSFLWDEHSLPPVTQPCLIEGPLKSPRFPHFYDQTAPPSTSGYDIGLPLRPERSPSSSSSSSHVPPSLDTHTHSHVHSHTHSHMYPLNMNKLGSLAFRSLGMGPCPQLLGESLPSPPGRTSSGEGTCAVCGDNAACQHYGVRTCEGCKGFFKRTVQKNAKYVCLASKNCPVDKRRRNRCQYCRFQKCLSVGMVKEVVRTDNLKGRRGRLPSKPKSPLQPEPSPPSPPLSLLNALVRAYSQSTPRELDYSQFSAVEPVGLSESQQIQMFYRVLTGSMEVTRCWAERLPEFSELHHDDQNLLIDSAFLELFVLRLANRSLLSDEKLVFCTGLVLHRQQCLRGFGEWLDSIRDFSTHLQSLNLDMPAFSCLCALVLLTEQCPGLKEPKKVEELQSKLICCLRDHLGSVSAGGVASTGEAPPPVGAVLSLRTELRTQRTQGLQRIFYLKLEDLVPPPPLIDRFLDTLPY from the exons ATGCCCTGCGTTCAGGCCCAGTACGGCCCTGCACCTCATGGGTCCAGCTACTCCGCCCAGTCCTTCGGTTACCATGGTGACTACAGTGCTGACCTCATGGCGACAGACTACACGAAGTGTGAGCTTGGTGGTGGGGAGATCTCGGAGGCGGCTGCCACCACTTCCCTGcccagttttaatgtgtttgtggAAGGTGGCTTTGAGCCAAAACCCTCCTGTCTGTATCAGCTCCCTCAACGCCCCATCAAGAAGGAGGAGGAGTCTTACCCAACCATGGCTCCATCTGACGAAACAATACCTGGGAGTTCCATGTACTTTAAGCAGTCACCCCCTTCAACGCCCCCCACGCCACTTCACTCAGGCCCACACAGCAGCTCTTTCTTGTGGGATGAACACAGTCTTCCCCCTGTGACCCAGCCCTGCCTGATTGAAGGCCCACTGAAGAGTCCTCGCTTCCCTCATTTCTACGATCAGACAGCACCACCCTCCACCAGCGGCTACGACATCGGCCTTCCGCTGCGCCCTGAACGCTCTCCTTCCTCATCCTCTTCATCTTCACATGTGCCACCCAGCctggacacgcacacacactcacatgtgcACTCCCATACGCACTCACACATGTACCCCCTGAACATGAATAAGCTGGGAAGTCTGGCGTTCCGCTCTCTTGGCATGGGCCCTTGCCCGCAGCTTCTGGGAGAGAGTTTGCCATCGCCGCCCGGACGCACCAGCTCTGGAGAGGGTACCTGTGCTGTGTGTGGTGACAATGCAGCCTGTCAGCACTACGGTGTGCGCACCTGTGAGGGCTGCAAAGGCTTCTTCAAG AGGACGGTGCAGAAGAATGCGAAGTACGTGTGTTTGGCCAGTAAAAACTGCCCTGTGGACAAAAGGAGAAGAAACCGCTGCCAATACTGCCGCTTCCAGAAGTGTCTCAGTGTAGGCATGGTGAAAGAAG TGGTGCGCACAGACAACCTGAAGGGGAGGAGAGGTCGCTTGCCATCGAAACCAAAGAGTCCCCTGCAGCCAGAGCCCTCGCCCCCATCACCTCCCCTCAGCCTGCTGAACGCACTTGTGCGGGCCTATTCCCAATCTACACCACGAGAACTAGACTACAGCCAG TTCAGTGCTGTGGAGCCAGTGGGTCTATCCGAGTCTCAGCAGATCCAGATGTTCTACAGAGTGCTAACCGGCTCCATGGAGGTGACGCGCTGCTGGGCCGAACGGTTGCCTGAATTCTCTGAGCTTCACCACGATGACCAGAACCTGCTCATTGACTCTGCCTTCCTTGAGCTTTTTGTGCTTCGCCTCGCCAACAG GTCTTTGCTGTCGGATGAAAAGTTGGTGTTTTGCACAGGCCTGGTCCTTCACCGGCAGCAGTGCCTGCGCGGTTTCGGCGAGTGGCTGGACTCCATCCGAGACTTCAGCACTCACCTGCAGAGTCTCAACCTTGACATGCCTGCGTTCTCCTGCTTGTGCGCCCTCGTGCTGCTCACAG AACAATGTCCCGGTCTGAAGGAGCCTAAAAAAGTGGAGGAACTACAATCCAAACTAATCTGCTGCCTGCGAGATCATCTGGGCTCGGTCAGCGCTGGAGGCGTGGCTTCAACTGGCGAGGCCCCACCCCCAGTGGGAGCTGTCCTGAGTTTGAGGACGGAGCTTCGAACTCAGCGTACGCAAGGCTTACAGAGGATCTTCTACCTGAAGCTTGAGGACCTGGTCCCTCCCCCACCACTCATCGATAGGTTTCTGGACACCTTGCCTTATTGA
- the LOC128030637 gene encoding probable nuclear hormone receptor HR38 isoform X2 — MNKRSQLLEQLHFVHLKCTPRDMPCVQAQYGPAPHGSSYSAQSFGYHGDYSADLMATDYTKCELGGGEISEAAATTSLPSFNVFVEGGFEPKPSCLYQLPQRPIKKEEESYPTMAPSDETIPGSSMYFKQSPPSTPPTPLHSGPHSSSFLWDEHSLPPVTQPCLIEGPLKSPRFPHFYDQTAPPSTSGYDIGLPLRPERSPSSSSSSSHVPPSLDTHTHSHVHSHTHSHMYPLNMNKLGSLAFRSLGMGPCPQLLGESLPSPPGRTSSGEGTCAVCGDNAACQHYGVRTCEGCKGFFKRTVQKNAKYVCLASKNCPVDKRRRNRCQYCRFQKCLSVGMVKEVVRTDNLKGRRGRLPSKPKSPLQPEPSPPSPPLSLLNALVRAYSQSTPRELDYSQFSAVEPVGLSESQQIQMFYRVLTGSMEVTRCWAERLPEFSELHHDDQNLLIDSAFLELFVLRLANRSLLSDEKLVFCTGLVLHRQQCLRGFGEWLDSIRDFSTHLQSLNLDMPAFSCLCALVLLTEQCPGLKEPKKVEELQSKLICCLRDHLGSVSAGGVASTGEAPPPVGAVLSLRTELRTQRTQGLQRIFYLKLEDLVPPPPLIDRFLDTLPY, encoded by the exons ATGAACAAGCGATCACAGTTATTGGAACAGCTGCATTTTGTCCATCTAAAATGCACACCTCGAG ACATGCCCTGCGTTCAGGCCCAGTACGGCCCTGCACCTCATGGGTCCAGCTACTCCGCCCAGTCCTTCGGTTACCATGGTGACTACAGTGCTGACCTCATGGCGACAGACTACACGAAGTGTGAGCTTGGTGGTGGGGAGATCTCGGAGGCGGCTGCCACCACTTCCCTGcccagttttaatgtgtttgtggAAGGTGGCTTTGAGCCAAAACCCTCCTGTCTGTATCAGCTCCCTCAACGCCCCATCAAGAAGGAGGAGGAGTCTTACCCAACCATGGCTCCATCTGACGAAACAATACCTGGGAGTTCCATGTACTTTAAGCAGTCACCCCCTTCAACGCCCCCCACGCCACTTCACTCAGGCCCACACAGCAGCTCTTTCTTGTGGGATGAACACAGTCTTCCCCCTGTGACCCAGCCCTGCCTGATTGAAGGCCCACTGAAGAGTCCTCGCTTCCCTCATTTCTACGATCAGACAGCACCACCCTCCACCAGCGGCTACGACATCGGCCTTCCGCTGCGCCCTGAACGCTCTCCTTCCTCATCCTCTTCATCTTCACATGTGCCACCCAGCctggacacgcacacacactcacatgtgcACTCCCATACGCACTCACACATGTACCCCCTGAACATGAATAAGCTGGGAAGTCTGGCGTTCCGCTCTCTTGGCATGGGCCCTTGCCCGCAGCTTCTGGGAGAGAGTTTGCCATCGCCGCCCGGACGCACCAGCTCTGGAGAGGGTACCTGTGCTGTGTGTGGTGACAATGCAGCCTGTCAGCACTACGGTGTGCGCACCTGTGAGGGCTGCAAAGGCTTCTTCAAG AGGACGGTGCAGAAGAATGCGAAGTACGTGTGTTTGGCCAGTAAAAACTGCCCTGTGGACAAAAGGAGAAGAAACCGCTGCCAATACTGCCGCTTCCAGAAGTGTCTCAGTGTAGGCATGGTGAAAGAAG TGGTGCGCACAGACAACCTGAAGGGGAGGAGAGGTCGCTTGCCATCGAAACCAAAGAGTCCCCTGCAGCCAGAGCCCTCGCCCCCATCACCTCCCCTCAGCCTGCTGAACGCACTTGTGCGGGCCTATTCCCAATCTACACCACGAGAACTAGACTACAGCCAG TTCAGTGCTGTGGAGCCAGTGGGTCTATCCGAGTCTCAGCAGATCCAGATGTTCTACAGAGTGCTAACCGGCTCCATGGAGGTGACGCGCTGCTGGGCCGAACGGTTGCCTGAATTCTCTGAGCTTCACCACGATGACCAGAACCTGCTCATTGACTCTGCCTTCCTTGAGCTTTTTGTGCTTCGCCTCGCCAACAG GTCTTTGCTGTCGGATGAAAAGTTGGTGTTTTGCACAGGCCTGGTCCTTCACCGGCAGCAGTGCCTGCGCGGTTTCGGCGAGTGGCTGGACTCCATCCGAGACTTCAGCACTCACCTGCAGAGTCTCAACCTTGACATGCCTGCGTTCTCCTGCTTGTGCGCCCTCGTGCTGCTCACAG AACAATGTCCCGGTCTGAAGGAGCCTAAAAAAGTGGAGGAACTACAATCCAAACTAATCTGCTGCCTGCGAGATCATCTGGGCTCGGTCAGCGCTGGAGGCGTGGCTTCAACTGGCGAGGCCCCACCCCCAGTGGGAGCTGTCCTGAGTTTGAGGACGGAGCTTCGAACTCAGCGTACGCAAGGCTTACAGAGGATCTTCTACCTGAAGCTTGAGGACCTGGTCCCTCCCCCACCACTCATCGATAGGTTTCTGGACACCTTGCCTTATTGA
- the LOC128030637 gene encoding probable nuclear hormone receptor HR38 isoform X1, which yields MNKRSQLLEQLHFVHLKCTPRVDMPCVQAQYGPAPHGSSYSAQSFGYHGDYSADLMATDYTKCELGGGEISEAAATTSLPSFNVFVEGGFEPKPSCLYQLPQRPIKKEEESYPTMAPSDETIPGSSMYFKQSPPSTPPTPLHSGPHSSSFLWDEHSLPPVTQPCLIEGPLKSPRFPHFYDQTAPPSTSGYDIGLPLRPERSPSSSSSSSHVPPSLDTHTHSHVHSHTHSHMYPLNMNKLGSLAFRSLGMGPCPQLLGESLPSPPGRTSSGEGTCAVCGDNAACQHYGVRTCEGCKGFFKRTVQKNAKYVCLASKNCPVDKRRRNRCQYCRFQKCLSVGMVKEVVRTDNLKGRRGRLPSKPKSPLQPEPSPPSPPLSLLNALVRAYSQSTPRELDYSQFSAVEPVGLSESQQIQMFYRVLTGSMEVTRCWAERLPEFSELHHDDQNLLIDSAFLELFVLRLANRSLLSDEKLVFCTGLVLHRQQCLRGFGEWLDSIRDFSTHLQSLNLDMPAFSCLCALVLLTEQCPGLKEPKKVEELQSKLICCLRDHLGSVSAGGVASTGEAPPPVGAVLSLRTELRTQRTQGLQRIFYLKLEDLVPPPPLIDRFLDTLPY from the exons ATGAACAAGCGATCACAGTTATTGGAACAGCTGCATTTTGTCCATCTAAAATGCACACCTCGAG TAGACATGCCCTGCGTTCAGGCCCAGTACGGCCCTGCACCTCATGGGTCCAGCTACTCCGCCCAGTCCTTCGGTTACCATGGTGACTACAGTGCTGACCTCATGGCGACAGACTACACGAAGTGTGAGCTTGGTGGTGGGGAGATCTCGGAGGCGGCTGCCACCACTTCCCTGcccagttttaatgtgtttgtggAAGGTGGCTTTGAGCCAAAACCCTCCTGTCTGTATCAGCTCCCTCAACGCCCCATCAAGAAGGAGGAGGAGTCTTACCCAACCATGGCTCCATCTGACGAAACAATACCTGGGAGTTCCATGTACTTTAAGCAGTCACCCCCTTCAACGCCCCCCACGCCACTTCACTCAGGCCCACACAGCAGCTCTTTCTTGTGGGATGAACACAGTCTTCCCCCTGTGACCCAGCCCTGCCTGATTGAAGGCCCACTGAAGAGTCCTCGCTTCCCTCATTTCTACGATCAGACAGCACCACCCTCCACCAGCGGCTACGACATCGGCCTTCCGCTGCGCCCTGAACGCTCTCCTTCCTCATCCTCTTCATCTTCACATGTGCCACCCAGCctggacacgcacacacactcacatgtgcACTCCCATACGCACTCACACATGTACCCCCTGAACATGAATAAGCTGGGAAGTCTGGCGTTCCGCTCTCTTGGCATGGGCCCTTGCCCGCAGCTTCTGGGAGAGAGTTTGCCATCGCCGCCCGGACGCACCAGCTCTGGAGAGGGTACCTGTGCTGTGTGTGGTGACAATGCAGCCTGTCAGCACTACGGTGTGCGCACCTGTGAGGGCTGCAAAGGCTTCTTCAAG AGGACGGTGCAGAAGAATGCGAAGTACGTGTGTTTGGCCAGTAAAAACTGCCCTGTGGACAAAAGGAGAAGAAACCGCTGCCAATACTGCCGCTTCCAGAAGTGTCTCAGTGTAGGCATGGTGAAAGAAG TGGTGCGCACAGACAACCTGAAGGGGAGGAGAGGTCGCTTGCCATCGAAACCAAAGAGTCCCCTGCAGCCAGAGCCCTCGCCCCCATCACCTCCCCTCAGCCTGCTGAACGCACTTGTGCGGGCCTATTCCCAATCTACACCACGAGAACTAGACTACAGCCAG TTCAGTGCTGTGGAGCCAGTGGGTCTATCCGAGTCTCAGCAGATCCAGATGTTCTACAGAGTGCTAACCGGCTCCATGGAGGTGACGCGCTGCTGGGCCGAACGGTTGCCTGAATTCTCTGAGCTTCACCACGATGACCAGAACCTGCTCATTGACTCTGCCTTCCTTGAGCTTTTTGTGCTTCGCCTCGCCAACAG GTCTTTGCTGTCGGATGAAAAGTTGGTGTTTTGCACAGGCCTGGTCCTTCACCGGCAGCAGTGCCTGCGCGGTTTCGGCGAGTGGCTGGACTCCATCCGAGACTTCAGCACTCACCTGCAGAGTCTCAACCTTGACATGCCTGCGTTCTCCTGCTTGTGCGCCCTCGTGCTGCTCACAG AACAATGTCCCGGTCTGAAGGAGCCTAAAAAAGTGGAGGAACTACAATCCAAACTAATCTGCTGCCTGCGAGATCATCTGGGCTCGGTCAGCGCTGGAGGCGTGGCTTCAACTGGCGAGGCCCCACCCCCAGTGGGAGCTGTCCTGAGTTTGAGGACGGAGCTTCGAACTCAGCGTACGCAAGGCTTACAGAGGATCTTCTACCTGAAGCTTGAGGACCTGGTCCCTCCCCCACCACTCATCGATAGGTTTCTGGACACCTTGCCTTATTGA